The following proteins are encoded in a genomic region of Streptomyces collinus Tu 365:
- a CDS encoding ferredoxin, whose product MGDRWHVEVDRSVCIGSAQCLHHAPDGFRLDMARQSHPVAPDADAGEQLLAAAEGCPVEAITLTLAAGGEPVFPPEE is encoded by the coding sequence ATGGGCGACCGCTGGCACGTCGAGGTCGACCGGTCCGTGTGCATCGGCTCGGCCCAGTGCCTCCACCACGCCCCGGACGGCTTCCGCCTCGACATGGCCCGCCAGTCCCACCCCGTCGCACCGGACGCCGACGCGGGCGAGCAGTTGCTGGCGGCGGCCGAGGGCTGCCCGGTGGAGGCGATCACGCTCACCCTGGCGGCCGGCGGGGAGCCGGTGTTCCCGCCCGAGGAGTAG